From the Bos taurus isolate L1 Dominette 01449 registration number 42190680 breed Hereford chromosome 20, ARS-UCD2.0, whole genome shotgun sequence genome, one window contains:
- the IL7R gene encoding interleukin-7 receptor subunit alpha isoform X2 produces the protein MFDDSDINSTNLEFEICGALLDVDCLNFNKLQERYFLKTKKFLLIGDSKICVKLEKKNMTCRKVNIVKIVKPEAPFDVRVVYREGANDFVVTFNTSHLQKKYVKVLIHEVAYRQEKNENNWMRVNLTSTKLTLLQRKLQPNAMYEIKVRSIPYANYFEGFWSEWSPSFHFRTPETNGTGETDPVLLTISILSFFSVALMVTLACVLWKKRIKPIIWPSLPDHKKTLEQLCKKPKKNLNVSFNPESFLDCQIHKVDGIQAKDEAEGFLQDPLPPQPEESDKQRFRAGMQGPSWPSEQAGITPKIFRGESPFRCLAGNASVCDAPGLLSSRSPNGREGGKSRPLVYQDLLLGPGTTNSSLPPPFPFQPGILTLNPVAQGQPILTSLGSSQEEAYVTMSSFYQNQ, from the exons ATGTTTGATGACTCGGACATCAACAGCACCAATCTGGAATTTGAAATATG tgGGGCGCTTTTGGATGTAGATTGCCTGAATTTTAATAAACTGCAAGAGAGGTATTTCCTCAAGACAAAGAAATTCTTACTGATTGGAGACAGTAAAATATGTGTGAAGCTTGAAAAAAAGAACATGACTTGCAGAAAAGTGAACATAGTCAAGATAG ttAAACCTGAGGCTCCTTTTGACGTCAGAGTCGTCTATCGTGAGGGAGCAAATGACTTTGTGGTGACATTTAATACATCACACTTGCAGAAGAAGTATGTGAAAGTATTAATACATGAGGTAGCCTACcgtcaggaaaaaaatgaaaataattggaTG CGTGTGAATTTAACCAGTACCAAGCTGACACTCCTACAGAGAAAACTACAACCCAATGCCATGTATGAGATTAAAGTTCGGTCCATCCCTTACGCCAACTATTTTGAAGGCTTCTGGAGTGAATGGAGTCCAAGTTTCCACTTTAGAACTCCGGAGACCAACGGCACAG GGGAGACGGATCCTGTGTTACTAACTATCAGCATTCTGAGCTTCTTCTCTGTGGCTCTGATGGTCACTCTGGCCTGTGTCTTATGGAAAAAAAG AATTAAACCTATTATATGGCCCAGTCTCCCTGATCATAAGAAGACTCTGGAACAACTGTGCAAGAAACCAAAAAAA AATTTGAATGTGAGTTTCAATCCTGAAAGTTTCCTGGACTGCCAGATTCATAAGGTGGATGGCATTCAAGCTAAAGATGAAGCAGAAGGCTTCCTGCAAGACCCTCTTCCTCCACAGCCAGAAGAGAGTGACAAGCAGAGGTTCAGAGCCGGGATGCAGGGTCCCAGCTGGCCCTCCGAGCAAGCAGGCATTACCCCTAAAATTTTCAGAGGAGAGTCACCATTCAGATGCCTGGCTGGGAATGCCAGTGTGTGTGATGCCCCTGGGCTCCTCTCCTCCAGGTCTCCTAATGGCAGGGAAGGTGGCAAGAGCAGACCTCTAGTGTACCAGGACCTGCTCCTCGGACCTGGAACTACAAACAGCTCCCTGCCCCCTCCGTTTCCATTCCAACCCGGAATCCTGACATTGAACCCTGTTGCCCAGGGGCAGCCCATCCTCACTTCCTTGGGATCAAGTCAAGAAGAAGCCTATGTCACCATGTCCAGCTTCTACCAAAACCAATGA
- the IL7R gene encoding interleukin-7 receptor subunit alpha precursor: protein MTLLSIALGTLFYLLQAVSGESGYAENGDFDDAELDDYSFSCYSQLEVDGLQHLLTCMFDDSDINSTNLEFEICGALLDVDCLNFNKLQERYFLKTKKFLLIGDSKICVKLEKKNMTCRKVNIVKIVKPEAPFDVRVVYREGANDFVVTFNTSHLQKKYVKVLIHEVAYRQEKNENNWMRVNLTSTKLTLLQRKLQPNAMYEIKVRSIPYANYFEGFWSEWSPSFHFRTPETNGTGETDPVLLTISILSFFSVALMVTLACVLWKKRIKPIIWPSLPDHKKTLEQLCKKPKKNLNVSFNPESFLDCQIHKVDGIQAKDEAEGFLQDPLPPQPEESDKQRFRAGMQGPSWPSEQAGITPKIFRGESPFRCLAGNASVCDAPGLLSSRSPNGREGGKSRPLVYQDLLLGPGTTNSSLPPPFPFQPGILTLNPVAQGQPILTSLGSSQEEAYVTMSSFYQNQ from the exons GAGATTTTGACGATGCAGAACTGGATGACTACTCATTCTCATGCTACAGTCAGCTGGAAGTGGATGGACTCCAGCACTTGCTGACCTGCATGTTTGATGACTCGGACATCAACAGCACCAATCTGGAATTTGAAATATG tgGGGCGCTTTTGGATGTAGATTGCCTGAATTTTAATAAACTGCAAGAGAGGTATTTCCTCAAGACAAAGAAATTCTTACTGATTGGAGACAGTAAAATATGTGTGAAGCTTGAAAAAAAGAACATGACTTGCAGAAAAGTGAACATAGTCAAGATAG ttAAACCTGAGGCTCCTTTTGACGTCAGAGTCGTCTATCGTGAGGGAGCAAATGACTTTGTGGTGACATTTAATACATCACACTTGCAGAAGAAGTATGTGAAAGTATTAATACATGAGGTAGCCTACcgtcaggaaaaaaatgaaaataattggaTG CGTGTGAATTTAACCAGTACCAAGCTGACACTCCTACAGAGAAAACTACAACCCAATGCCATGTATGAGATTAAAGTTCGGTCCATCCCTTACGCCAACTATTTTGAAGGCTTCTGGAGTGAATGGAGTCCAAGTTTCCACTTTAGAACTCCGGAGACCAACGGCACAG GGGAGACGGATCCTGTGTTACTAACTATCAGCATTCTGAGCTTCTTCTCTGTGGCTCTGATGGTCACTCTGGCCTGTGTCTTATGGAAAAAAAG AATTAAACCTATTATATGGCCCAGTCTCCCTGATCATAAGAAGACTCTGGAACAACTGTGCAAGAAACCAAAAAAA AATTTGAATGTGAGTTTCAATCCTGAAAGTTTCCTGGACTGCCAGATTCATAAGGTGGATGGCATTCAAGCTAAAGATGAAGCAGAAGGCTTCCTGCAAGACCCTCTTCCTCCACAGCCAGAAGAGAGTGACAAGCAGAGGTTCAGAGCCGGGATGCAGGGTCCCAGCTGGCCCTCCGAGCAAGCAGGCATTACCCCTAAAATTTTCAGAGGAGAGTCACCATTCAGATGCCTGGCTGGGAATGCCAGTGTGTGTGATGCCCCTGGGCTCCTCTCCTCCAGGTCTCCTAATGGCAGGGAAGGTGGCAAGAGCAGACCTCTAGTGTACCAGGACCTGCTCCTCGGACCTGGAACTACAAACAGCTCCCTGCCCCCTCCGTTTCCATTCCAACCCGGAATCCTGACATTGAACCCTGTTGCCCAGGGGCAGCCCATCCTCACTTCCTTGGGATCAAGTCAAGAAGAAGCCTATGTCACCATGTCCAGCTTCTACCAAAACCAATGA
- the IL7R gene encoding interleukin-7 receptor subunit alpha isoform X1 has protein sequence MQRMVCSLPGDFDDAELDDYSFSCYSQLEVDGLQHLLTCMFDDSDINSTNLEFEICGALLDVDCLNFNKLQERYFLKTKKFLLIGDSKICVKLEKKNMTCRKVNIVKIVKPEAPFDVRVVYREGANDFVVTFNTSHLQKKYVKVLIHEVAYRQEKNENNWMRVNLTSTKLTLLQRKLQPNAMYEIKVRSIPYANYFEGFWSEWSPSFHFRTPETNGTGETDPVLLTISILSFFSVALMVTLACVLWKKRIKPIIWPSLPDHKKTLEQLCKKPKKNLNVSFNPESFLDCQIHKVDGIQAKDEAEGFLQDPLPPQPEESDKQRFRAGMQGPSWPSEQAGITPKIFRGESPFRCLAGNASVCDAPGLLSSRSPNGREGGKSRPLVYQDLLLGPGTTNSSLPPPFPFQPGILTLNPVAQGQPILTSLGSSQEEAYVTMSSFYQNQ, from the exons GTTTGTTCCTTGCCAGGAGATTTTGACGATGCAGAACTGGATGACTACTCATTCTCATGCTACAGTCAGCTGGAAGTGGATGGACTCCAGCACTTGCTGACCTGCATGTTTGATGACTCGGACATCAACAGCACCAATCTGGAATTTGAAATATG tgGGGCGCTTTTGGATGTAGATTGCCTGAATTTTAATAAACTGCAAGAGAGGTATTTCCTCAAGACAAAGAAATTCTTACTGATTGGAGACAGTAAAATATGTGTGAAGCTTGAAAAAAAGAACATGACTTGCAGAAAAGTGAACATAGTCAAGATAG ttAAACCTGAGGCTCCTTTTGACGTCAGAGTCGTCTATCGTGAGGGAGCAAATGACTTTGTGGTGACATTTAATACATCACACTTGCAGAAGAAGTATGTGAAAGTATTAATACATGAGGTAGCCTACcgtcaggaaaaaaatgaaaataattggaTG CGTGTGAATTTAACCAGTACCAAGCTGACACTCCTACAGAGAAAACTACAACCCAATGCCATGTATGAGATTAAAGTTCGGTCCATCCCTTACGCCAACTATTTTGAAGGCTTCTGGAGTGAATGGAGTCCAAGTTTCCACTTTAGAACTCCGGAGACCAACGGCACAG GGGAGACGGATCCTGTGTTACTAACTATCAGCATTCTGAGCTTCTTCTCTGTGGCTCTGATGGTCACTCTGGCCTGTGTCTTATGGAAAAAAAG AATTAAACCTATTATATGGCCCAGTCTCCCTGATCATAAGAAGACTCTGGAACAACTGTGCAAGAAACCAAAAAAA AATTTGAATGTGAGTTTCAATCCTGAAAGTTTCCTGGACTGCCAGATTCATAAGGTGGATGGCATTCAAGCTAAAGATGAAGCAGAAGGCTTCCTGCAAGACCCTCTTCCTCCACAGCCAGAAGAGAGTGACAAGCAGAGGTTCAGAGCCGGGATGCAGGGTCCCAGCTGGCCCTCCGAGCAAGCAGGCATTACCCCTAAAATTTTCAGAGGAGAGTCACCATTCAGATGCCTGGCTGGGAATGCCAGTGTGTGTGATGCCCCTGGGCTCCTCTCCTCCAGGTCTCCTAATGGCAGGGAAGGTGGCAAGAGCAGACCTCTAGTGTACCAGGACCTGCTCCTCGGACCTGGAACTACAAACAGCTCCCTGCCCCCTCCGTTTCCATTCCAACCCGGAATCCTGACATTGAACCCTGTTGCCCAGGGGCAGCCCATCCTCACTTCCTTGGGATCAAGTCAAGAAGAAGCCTATGTCACCATGTCCAGCTTCTACCAAAACCAATGA